One Malus domestica chromosome 11, GDT2T_hap1 genomic region harbors:
- the LOC103448576 gene encoding putative F-box/LRR-repeat protein At1g56400, producing MGTISNISPDTLVLIISLLPFKEAARTCLLSKGWRNLWHSAVLNVEFNERLHVVAAEPAQREIQRQDFLNSVRRYIARANNEQINVNKFHLVSSLSQDSRVIADEGVDFSVQRSVKHLVIDFSDAAWNEDRFEIDEWAAAWTYVLPEHFYCLNPVLESLTLISCNFNIPRLKNFHLLKEISLAWIEFPDTNLHKLLVNCVVLESLSLKNCWDLDRLDVCGDNLKLRSLVVDRCWYRLLDEFRIMVPNLMYFKYAGFCAPLFKVRNTGRVQVLDIDFGLDENCGPELGDSVYDLLHKLCSISTLTVCTYTLQVISMGKDPIGVENPLSVTSLTLKTAMHSFEILGINFFLCSCPRLEILDIVIRPGRIFYDVSTRS from the exons ATGGGTACCATCTCAAATATATCCCCGGATACCCTTGTGCTCATCATCTCCCTCTTGCCCTTTAAAGAAGCCGCAAGAACCTGTCTTCTGTCCAAGGGTTGGCGTAACCTTTGGCATAGTGCCGTACTCAACGTCGAGTTCAACGAGCGTCTCCATGTTGTTGCAGCAGAACCAGCACAGAGAGAGATCCAGAGACAAGATTTCCTCAATTCTGTGCGGCGCTATATTGCACGTGCAAACAATGAACAAATCAATGTGAACAAGTTTCATCTGGTATCAAGTTTGTCTCAAGATTCCCGAGTGATTGCAGATGAAGGCGTCGATTTTTCAGTCCAGCGTAGCGTCAAACACCTGGTGATCGATTTTTCCGACGCCGCATGGAATGAAGACAGGTTCGAGATTGATGAGTGGGCAGCCGCATGGACGTATGTTTTGCCTGAGCATTTCTATTGTTTGAATCCAGTTCTTGAATCCTTGACTCTGATTTCTTGCAACTTCAATATCCCACGACTCAAGAATTTCCATCTGCTAAAGGAAATTTCTTTGGCTTGGATTGAGTTCCCGGACACTAATCTGCACAAGCTGTTGGTCAACTGTGTGGTGCTTGAAAGTCTGAGCCTTAAGAATTGTTGGGACTTGGACAGACTCGACGTTTGCGGAGACAATTTGAAGCTACGAAGCCTCGTGGTTGATCGCTGCTGGTATCGTCTTTTGGACGAGTTTCGTATTATGGTACCAAATTTGATGTATTTCAAGTATGCTGGTTTCTGTGCCCCCCTGTTCAAGGTAAGGAACACTGGAAGAGTGCAAGTGCTAGATATCGACTTTGGGCTTGACGAGAATTGTGGGCCGGAATTAGGTGATTCTGTCTACGATCTCCttcacaaactttgctccatcAGCACATTGACAGTTTGCACTTACACGCTTCAG GTTATTTCCATGGGAAAGGACCCAATTGGTGTGGAAAATCCTTTGAGCGTGACAAGCTTGACACTGAAAACTGCAATGCACAGCTTTGAGATTTTGGGCATCAATTTTTTCTTGTGTAGCTGTCCTCGTTTGGAGATTCTTGATATCGTCATACGCCCAGGAAGAATTTTTTATGATGTGAGTACTCGATCGTAA